The Bacteroidales bacterium DNA window GCAAGGCTGCTTCATGCGATAAGTTCTTTAAATGAACTTCTAAAACCTGCAGAAGTTGGCAAGGAGTTCGTTACATCCTTATTTGCAAAATATCTGGAATTTAAACTTAGAATTGTTAATGAAATCAAAGATTCAAGGGTGCGCGATTATGAAAACCCTTTCCGTCAAATGACCTATCAGAATACGGAAGAAATGTATGCAGTAATGGGAAATCCTGCTAAAAACAGCTTCATTAAAATGCAGAAACAGCAATTTGAAAAGACGCAATTAAAAGTTAGCACATTATTAAAAAATTGGGGACTTGAGTAGGATCTGTATTCAGAATTAAGATTAATTCCCCCCTGACCATAGTTATTACCAGGAATAACTCAATTTAGTCAGTCCGGTAGGATTTTAGATTCCAAAAAATGCAAATAACAATAACTTTAAAAGTCACTTAGTTTAATATTTTATACTAAAAGATTAAACATTTTTGCTTTTCTCATGTTGTATAACGAAATTGCGCATAAATTTTGCCACCAACATGATTAAATATTCAATTAAGGACCTGGAGAAGCTTACTGGTATTAAAGCCCATACCATTCGTATCTGGGAAAAGAGGTATCATCTTGTAGATCCATCCAGGACAGCTACTAATATCAGGTATTATTCTGATGAGGACCTGAAACGATTGTTAAATGTCTCCGTATTAAACCGATACGGTTTCAGGATTTCAAACATTGTTTCAATGACTTCTGAAGAGTTGAATAGCAAATTACTGGATCTTTCAGAACAAGACCCTATGTTCAGCCATGAAGTAGAAAGCCTGGTTCTTTCAATGATTGAAATGGATGAACAAAGATTTGACAAAATATTGTCCTCATCTATTATTAAATTTGGTTTTGAAACAACGATTACGGATGTTTTGCATAAATTCCTTGAGAAAATAGGCGTATTATGGCAAACCGGCACAATAACACCCGCTCAGGAACACTTTGTATCGAATCTCATTCGTCAGAAATTGATCCTTGCAATTGATGGACAGCATGTTGCACTCCATTCAAATGCCAAAACTTTCCTACTATTTCTGCCTGATCAGGAATACCATGAGATGGGACTACTTTTTTTCCATTACCTCATTCGTAAGCACGGGCATCAGGTCATTTACCTGGGACAAAATGTGCCTGTTGCTGATCTTCCTGAAATCGCTGCTATCCGTTATTTTGATATCCTTTTCACCTCCATTACCTGCTCTTTACCCGGATCCGGTTTGCAGGAATTGTTGGATAAATTAGGTTCAATGTTTTCAAATAAGACGATTCTCCTGGGAGGATATCAGTTTTTAAGCAATGAGTTCGAACTTAAAAGCAACATGACCCTTCTTCATAATGTTGAAGAACTCGAAAACTACCTGAAACTACTCTGATTTTCTTAAAATTCCTTTTAATCATTCCGGATAATCTCCGCGGATGAGTGTTTTTATTTCCCTGAAAATGTGAATATTAAAATTTTATATTCATTTTTTAACATATTTTTCTTTCTGAATATATTGATTGTTTAATTTTTGATTGTATATTCGTGAACAGTTTTTATTCATTCTTAATAAACATAAGATTGAATAGTGGTCATTCTCTCATTAGTGTTAACTTTCATTAACAATTATTTAACACTATTTTTAATGATTCTAAATTATTTTGTTTAATTTTGCAGTGTGTTTACTTAAACATTGGCCTTATGACACAGATAGAATTCACCCATAAACTTATAAGTTTGCATGACAACCTTCATTATTATGCAAACATGCTTACTTCAAACCGTGAAGAAGCTAAAGACCTGATTCAGGATACTTATCTTAAGGCATTAGCAAATCGTGACAAATTTGCTGATGATACAAATCTGAAAGCCTGGACCTATACCATAATGAAAAACACTTTCATTAACAATTATCGCAGGAATCAGAAAGCAAATACCATCATCGACAGTACGGAGGATCTTTTTTATCTGAATATTCCCCGTAAATCTGAATTTGCTTCTCCTGAGTCAAAATTTTCAGAAAAAGAGATCAAGAAAAGTATCTCCCGACTTGCTCCTGATCAAAGATTGCCTTTCGAAATGCATAACGACGGATTTAAATATAAGGAGATCGCTGATAGTTTGAATATTTCTATTGGCACCGTAAAAAGCCGTATATTTTTCACTCGTCGCAAATTAATGGATAACCTAAAGGAATTTGCTGATTAAGCATTTCAAACTAGATCCTGATTACTCATTCAGCCACTTCTTTTATCGGATAGTGGCTTTTTTTATGAAAACATCAAGCGGTGCCCGGTTTTTTTCATTGCATTCCACTATAGTTACCAGGCCTTCAATGATGCCGGCACCGAAATAATCGATATCAAATATTGAATAGGGAGATTATTTAAAAAGCTCCACGCATATTACACTAAATGAATAGTAATGGTATTCTTCACCCCCAGGTTAAAGCCCTGCCACCAAGAATCTCCTGCTATTTAGCCTGATCTGCTTTCTGCAGGCTGAGTTTTAAGATGGCGAAAATCATCACTAATGCACTTACCCATTGAACGGGGGTCAGTACTTTTTGGTTGAAGAGATAATCAAACAAGATCGCGGACAATGGAAAGCATAATTCACAGATCGTAGCAAGCATAGCCCTGATCCGGGTTAAACCAAAATAATAGAGAAATATTGCACCCGATCCTGTGGTTAAGCCTATCAGTAGGAATATTAACCATTCGAAACGCTGAACACCCGAAAGCAAATTTAAGGAGCCGGTAATCAGCACAATCAACAGCATAATCAAGGTAGTGGTGCCATACCTGAAAAAAGTAGCGGTGAAAAAACTGTACTTCTGAAGCACTTTTTTACTGAAAACAGTGGAA harbors:
- a CDS encoding MerR family transcriptional regulator — its product is MIKYSIKDLEKLTGIKAHTIRIWEKRYHLVDPSRTATNIRYYSDEDLKRLLNVSVLNRYGFRISNIVSMTSEELNSKLLDLSEQDPMFSHEVESLVLSMIEMDEQRFDKILSSSIIKFGFETTITDVLHKFLEKIGVLWQTGTITPAQEHFVSNLIRQKLILAIDGQHVALHSNAKTFLLFLPDQEYHEMGLLFFHYLIRKHGHQVIYLGQNVPVADLPEIAAIRYFDILFTSITCSLPGSGLQELLDKLGSMFSNKTILLGGYQFLSNEFELKSNMTLLHNVEELENYLKLL
- a CDS encoding RNA polymerase sigma factor is translated as MTQIEFTHKLISLHDNLHYYANMLTSNREEAKDLIQDTYLKALANRDKFADDTNLKAWTYTIMKNTFINNYRRNQKANTIIDSTEDLFYLNIPRKSEFASPESKFSEKEIKKSISRLAPDQRLPFEMHNDGFKYKEIADSLNISIGTVKSRIFFTRRKLMDNLKEFAD